The Thermoplasmataceae archaeon genome has a segment encoding these proteins:
- a CDS encoding 50S ribosomal protein L19e gives MRVDTAKRVAADRFKSGTSRVWIDANSLDQVFESATRSDIKELINRHVIQVEPKKGNSTFRHKKRITQLSKERRRGQGSVRGTKFARFPRKDRWVKTVRALRDELVKLRKQKSIDQKTYRKFYRLIKGGSIKSRAQLNSQIRTMGLMTEAGK, from the coding sequence ATGAGAGTTGATACGGCAAAACGGGTAGCAGCAGACAGGTTTAAGTCAGGCACTTCTAGGGTCTGGATCGACGCAAATAGCCTCGACCAAGTATTTGAATCAGCAACAAGATCAGATATAAAGGAACTCATAAACAGGCACGTTATTCAGGTAGAGCCGAAGAAAGGCAACTCCACCTTCAGGCACAAGAAGAGAATTACACAGCTCTCCAAGGAAAGGAGGAGGGGACAGGGTTCGGTAAGAGGCACAAAATTCGCAAGGTTCCCCAGAAAAGATCGCTGGGTGAAAACGGTCCGAGCACTCAGGGATGAGCTCGTGAAACTCAGGAAGCAGAAATCCATAGATCAAAAGACTTACAGGAAGTTTTACAGGCTTATAAAGGGCGGATCCATAAAATCCAGGGCACAGTTGAATTCCCAGATAAGAACAATGGGCTTAATGACAGAGGCAGGAAAATGA
- a CDS encoding 30S ribosomal protein S17 produces MSRNIGLDVKSPEGECHDAKCPFHGDLKIRGQVIIGEVKSASMIRSAVITRDYKRPVSKYERKISRSSKYHAHVPECLSVKPGDMVKIAECRKLSKTISFVVVEKVIQ; encoded by the coding sequence ATGAGCAGAAATATAGGGTTGGACGTTAAGTCGCCAGAAGGCGAATGCCATGATGCGAAATGTCCATTTCATGGGGATTTGAAGATCAGGGGACAGGTCATCATAGGTGAAGTGAAATCAGCTTCAATGATACGAAGCGCTGTGATAACCAGGGACTACAAGAGACCAGTGAGCAAGTACGAGAGAAAAATTTCAAGATCGTCAAAATATCATGCCCATGTGCCAGAATGCTTGAGCGTAAAACCGGGTGACATGGTAAAGATTGCTGAGTGCCGGAAACTGTCAAAGACAATATCCTTTGTGGTAGTGGAGAAGGTGATCCAATGA
- a CDS encoding 50S ribosomal protein L30, with translation MLAVIRIRGETGIRPDAQKTTELLRLHKINHLVVIEDNDVNRGMISRVENYVTWGEIDSETLIEVLREKALFKGRKKIPEDGLKDVTGYASYKKLADDLLKGKIRYSDVKDIVPVIRLNPPYRGYEAIRKHYRKGGSAGYRGKEINELIRRMIKPGVDLNGKSKDKEA, from the coding sequence ATGTTAGCAGTAATAAGAATTAGAGGAGAAACAGGAATCAGGCCTGATGCGCAGAAGACAACGGAGCTTCTGAGACTACACAAGATAAATCACCTTGTGGTAATAGAGGACAACGATGTCAACCGTGGCATGATAAGTCGGGTAGAGAATTACGTTACCTGGGGAGAAATCGACAGCGAAACTCTTATAGAGGTTCTCAGAGAGAAAGCCCTTTTTAAGGGTAGAAAGAAGATTCCCGAAGATGGTCTCAAGGATGTAACGGGATATGCATCATACAAGAAATTGGCAGATGATCTTCTCAAGGGGAAGATCAGATACAGTGACGTAAAGGATATTGTACCGGTGATCAGACTGAACCCACCATATAGGGGATACGAAGCAATCAGGAAGCATTACAGGAAGGGAGGGTCTGCAGGATACAGAGGAAAGGAAATCAACGAGCTTATCAGGAGAATGATAAAACCGGGGGTGGATCTTAATGGTAAGAGCAAAGACAAAGAAGCTTAG
- a CDS encoding 50S ribosomal protein L6: protein MIKWKEKEQVDIIPGTSVTMDDTVVKVKGKLGESEMDFRDNYVKVALNEEKLLISTSKENKRTNAIVGTWASEIRNMMKGVIDGYEYHMKIDYTHFPTRVSVRGDNVLIENFLGERSPRLAKIIGNTKVSIKGDRVIINGIHKRHVGETAANIERATKIKGFDPRVFQDGVYLLKGEN, encoded by the coding sequence ATGATCAAATGGAAAGAAAAGGAGCAAGTTGACATAATTCCGGGCACGTCTGTCACCATGGACGACACTGTTGTTAAGGTGAAGGGGAAGCTTGGCGAATCTGAAATGGATTTCAGGGACAACTATGTCAAAGTAGCTCTGAATGAGGAAAAATTGTTGATTAGCACCAGCAAGGAAAATAAGAGGACGAATGCCATAGTTGGTACGTGGGCTTCCGAGATCAGAAACATGATGAAGGGTGTAATCGATGGCTATGAATACCATATGAAGATCGACTACACGCACTTCCCTACGAGGGTCTCTGTGAGAGGAGACAATGTCCTTATAGAAAACTTTCTTGGGGAACGGTCACCGAGACTTGCTAAAATCATCGGCAATACGAAGGTCAGCATCAAGGGAGACAGAGTCATAATCAATGGAATACATAAGAGGCACGTCGGTGAAACCGCTGCGAATATAGAGCGGGCTACAAAGATCAAGGGCTTTGACCCTAGGGTATTCCAGGACGGGGTATACCTCCTCAAGGGAGAGAACTGA
- a CDS encoding 30S ribosomal protein S3: MKERKFVSEAVKKLLVSEFIRRETDHAGFGGMEMKRTPFGTNITLMVNKPGLVIGRRGSKVQEITENLEHKYHVESPQIEVKEIENADLNPQVVSKKIALSLEKGWAYRKAGNTTLRRIIENKSKGVIIRIGGKISGERARTQKFIYGSVKYSGDPSRSGMQTGFSVAKLKQGVIGVTVRMLDNNYKLPDEIKIGPINTVRASATDTTVQEIKKEVKPDGTEGQAN, encoded by the coding sequence GTGAAGGAGAGAAAATTTGTAAGTGAAGCTGTCAAAAAGCTCCTTGTCTCAGAATTCATAAGAAGAGAAACCGATCACGCTGGATTTGGGGGGATGGAAATGAAGAGAACGCCCTTTGGAACCAATATAACCTTGATGGTTAACAAGCCTGGCCTGGTAATAGGCAGGAGAGGATCGAAGGTCCAGGAAATCACTGAGAATCTAGAACACAAATATCATGTTGAATCTCCTCAAATAGAGGTAAAGGAGATAGAAAACGCTGACCTGAACCCCCAGGTGGTTTCTAAAAAGATAGCCTTGTCCCTGGAAAAAGGGTGGGCATACAGAAAGGCTGGAAACACCACACTAAGGAGGATCATTGAGAACAAATCGAAAGGCGTAATAATACGCATTGGTGGGAAGATTTCAGGTGAAAGGGCCAGAACGCAGAAGTTCATTTACGGCTCGGTGAAGTATTCTGGAGACCCATCAAGATCCGGGATGCAAACAGGATTCTCTGTCGCAAAATTGAAACAGGGCGTAATTGGCGTTACAGTAAGAATGCTAGATAACAACTACAAACTACCGGACGAAATCAAGATAGGGCCAATAAATACTGTACGGGCTTCTGCTACGGATACGACGGTGCAAGAGATTAAAAAAGAGGTGAAACCTGATGGAACTGAGGGCCAAGCAAATTAG
- the rpmC gene encoding 50S ribosomal protein L29, protein MELRAKQIREMKTEEVQERLKSLEESLLKERASVAMGGAPRNPGKIRSIRREIARINTVLSGGPKE, encoded by the coding sequence ATGGAACTGAGGGCCAAGCAAATTAGGGAAATGAAGACGGAAGAAGTGCAGGAGAGACTTAAATCACTTGAAGAGTCCTTACTGAAGGAGAGAGCCTCAGTTGCAATGGGCGGAGCACCAAGAAATCCAGGTAAGATAAGATCAATTAGGAGAGAGATAGCGAGAATTAACACAGTTCTCAGCGGAGGACCAAAGGAATGA
- a CDS encoding 30S ribosomal protein S4e produces MINKTKRQMVPPAVLIPRKTYFWSVTPQTGKHNKESSIALLTVLRDYAKLGDKEREITRILSAGEVKVDGKVVKERRTAVGFMDIVSIPSIKKSYRVIYDTKGRLVIREESDKNRELKPMKVMKKVVTKGGKIQLSFHDGQNILTQDASIKPGDVLIVKVPEKEIKEVVKMQTGNKVFLTGGSHVGTIATVKKIEIKESSHANLIHFQEDFSTITDYAFPVSGPRYTFDVPSTGVGN; encoded by the coding sequence ATGATAAATAAAACCAAGAGACAGATGGTTCCACCAGCAGTACTGATACCTAGAAAAACCTATTTCTGGTCGGTAACCCCACAGACCGGAAAACATAACAAGGAGTCATCGATCGCGCTGCTTACAGTTCTTAGGGACTATGCAAAACTTGGGGACAAAGAACGCGAGATCACCAGGATACTTTCCGCTGGTGAAGTCAAGGTAGACGGCAAAGTAGTCAAGGAGAGAAGGACTGCGGTCGGCTTCATGGACATAGTATCCATCCCATCCATTAAGAAGAGTTACAGGGTTATTTATGATACCAAAGGCAGGCTTGTAATCAGGGAAGAAAGCGATAAAAACAGAGAACTTAAGCCGATGAAGGTCATGAAAAAGGTTGTGACAAAGGGAGGGAAGATCCAGCTTTCTTTTCACGACGGTCAGAACATACTTACACAAGACGCCAGCATAAAGCCGGGTGACGTTCTCATTGTGAAGGTTCCCGAAAAGGAGATAAAGGAAGTGGTAAAGATGCAGACCGGCAATAAAGTCTTCTTAACCGGAGGGAGTCACGTTGGCACAATTGCAACGGTAAAGAAAATAGAAATCAAGGAATCTTCCCATGCAAATCTGATTCACTTCCAGGAAGATTTTTCCACTATTACTGATTACGCTTTCCCTGTGAGTGGACCTCGGTACACCTTTGATGTACCGTCAACGGGAGTTGGTAACTGA
- a CDS encoding 50S ribosomal protein L22 translates to MKGYSTTEFGEKSAIARVVETDISLKDAVNIAHYIRGMTLERAKDVIEKGIRKELPVPYFRYLDSVSHRKGMGPGRYPVKALKEFRAALQNAEANADFKSLNTENMVVKHVAASKGRVLKKFTPKAYGRAGANFKDLINIEVVLQEVEE, encoded by the coding sequence ATGAAAGGTTATTCAACAACAGAATTTGGAGAAAAAAGTGCAATTGCGAGGGTCGTGGAGACGGATATTTCATTGAAAGATGCGGTCAACATAGCCCATTACATACGCGGGATGACACTTGAAAGAGCAAAGGACGTAATCGAGAAGGGAATCAGGAAGGAACTTCCCGTTCCTTACTTCAGGTATTTGGATTCAGTTTCACACAGAAAGGGGATGGGTCCGGGAAGATATCCGGTCAAAGCGCTTAAAGAGTTTAGGGCCGCACTGCAAAACGCGGAAGCAAATGCGGATTTTAAGAGTCTCAATACGGAGAACATGGTCGTCAAGCACGTTGCCGCGAGCAAGGGCAGGGTTCTCAAGAAATTCACCCCGAAGGCATACGGCAGGGCTGGAGCTAACTTCAAGGATCTGATCAATATAGAGGTAGTACTGCAGGAAGTGGAAGAGTGA
- a CDS encoding uL15 family ribosomal protein: protein MVRAKTKKLRGGHYGRGMKAGRGKGKRGGSGMAGLHKHRWVWTLINDPLHFGGKGFTSHHPSNPDIPITLSELNEEFPRLLSNGYVKGEEGKYEIDLTSAGYTKLLGSGLFNKKGIIRVEKATEKAISKLSTFGTTVEVNGGGDTEK from the coding sequence ATGGTAAGAGCAAAGACAAAGAAGCTTAGAGGAGGGCATTACGGTCGAGGAATGAAGGCTGGCAGAGGAAAGGGCAAACGTGGAGGTTCCGGAATGGCCGGTCTTCACAAACACAGATGGGTATGGACCCTTATAAACGATCCGCTCCATTTTGGCGGAAAAGGCTTCACCAGTCACCACCCCTCTAACCCTGACATTCCAATTACACTGAGCGAGCTGAATGAGGAATTTCCCAGACTGCTCTCTAATGGATATGTGAAAGGGGAAGAGGGAAAATACGAGATAGACCTGACATCTGCCGGGTATACCAAACTTCTTGGATCCGGTCTATTCAACAAGAAAGGTATTATAAGAGTCGAGAAAGCCACGGAAAAGGCTATAAGCAAGCTTTCCACTTTCGGAACTACGGTAGAGGTAAATGGCGGCGGAGATACAGAGAAATAA
- a CDS encoding translation initiation factor → MKDKSFTGIPKELQPWEGFTRDSQSIKISVDKRRYGKNMTIIEGIDPKSEDIYEIAKELKKKVASGGTVKDGKTVELQGDHRDAAKKFLDEMGFKTEVV, encoded by the coding sequence ATGAAGGATAAGAGTTTCACCGGAATACCAAAGGAATTGCAGCCTTGGGAAGGATTCACAAGAGACTCTCAGTCAATAAAAATAAGCGTTGATAAGAGACGATACGGTAAAAATATGACCATAATCGAAGGCATTGATCCTAAATCAGAAGACATTTACGAGATTGCGAAGGAACTTAAGAAAAAGGTAGCATCAGGTGGCACCGTCAAGGATGGCAAGACTGTTGAGCTTCAGGGAGACCACCGGGACGCCGCAAAAAAATTCCTCGACGAAATGGGATTTAAGACAGAGGTAGTATGA
- a CDS encoding 30S ribosomal protein S19 — protein MVVKKQASVKSIKRRSRKSQKVTMGRAKEFMYRGFTLEELKNMSDQDLIKILPSRARRTLTREMNHEQKQLYLKMNSEEKEIKTHVRDFIILPKYVGKVMEVYNGNSYVKFEIKPEMLGHYLGEYAQTRKEVKHSGPGVGATRSSKFMPLK, from the coding sequence ATGGTAGTTAAAAAACAGGCATCAGTAAAATCCATTAAGAGAAGATCACGAAAGTCCCAGAAGGTCACCATGGGAAGGGCGAAGGAGTTCATGTACCGTGGTTTCACACTTGAGGAGCTTAAAAATATGAGTGATCAGGACCTTATTAAGATACTTCCATCAAGGGCCAGAAGAACACTTACCAGGGAGATGAACCACGAGCAGAAGCAGCTTTACCTTAAGATGAACAGCGAAGAGAAGGAAATCAAAACTCATGTCAGGGATTTCATAATTCTTCCAAAATACGTGGGAAAGGTCATGGAAGTGTACAACGGAAATTCGTATGTCAAGTTTGAAATAAAGCCAGAAATGCTTGGGCATTATCTTGGTGAATACGCACAGACGAGAAAGGAAGTCAAGCATTCGGGACCTGGGGTGGGTGCTACCAGATCGTCGAAATTCATGCCCCTGAAGTGA
- a CDS encoding 50S ribosomal protein L18: MKTPAEFKRKRLGLTDYRKRLKILRSGKSRFVVRRSGKGVMVQVIKYKPEGDNVLVTVTDRSLKKMGLDVFGNSTPVSYLVGYTAGLKAKKLGETEAILDTGRYRFTKGGRLAAALKGFVDSGIEIPHDPEIFPSEERIRGSHLSSTKLKIGNFDELMSKIEVK; this comes from the coding sequence ATGAAAACACCGGCAGAATTCAAGAGAAAAAGATTAGGATTGACGGATTATAGAAAGAGGCTCAAGATTCTAAGATCTGGCAAGTCGCGGTTCGTAGTCAGGAGATCAGGAAAGGGGGTCATGGTACAGGTCATTAAATACAAACCGGAAGGTGACAACGTCCTGGTTACAGTCACAGACAGGTCACTGAAAAAGATGGGTCTCGACGTATTCGGTAACAGCACCCCTGTTTCATACTTGGTGGGCTACACAGCTGGGCTGAAGGCCAAGAAACTTGGGGAAACAGAAGCTATTCTGGATACGGGAAGGTACAGATTTACAAAGGGTGGTAGACTTGCTGCCGCACTTAAGGGTTTTGTGGATTCAGGGATTGAAATACCGCATGATCCCGAGATATTCCCATCAGAGGAGAGGATCAGGGGAAGCCATCTTTCATCGACGAAACTGAAGATTGGCAACTTTGATGAACTCATGTCAAAGATTGAGGTGAAATAA
- a CDS encoding 50S ribosomal protein L32e, whose protein sequence is MAEPKSQLGKKQKKLLKYKIERARRRTPFRRQEWFRYARFSDSWRKPRGKHSKLREHLDWRPPVVDAGFRSPRIVRGLHPSGFREVLVNNEKDLVSIDPKVQAARIASSVGTRKKLALQEKADELNIRVLNRLVEGE, encoded by the coding sequence ATGGCAGAGCCAAAGTCGCAACTGGGTAAGAAACAGAAGAAACTGCTGAAGTATAAGATAGAGAGAGCAAGAAGAAGGACTCCATTCAGAAGGCAGGAGTGGTTCAGGTATGCCAGGTTCAGCGATTCGTGGAGGAAACCAAGAGGCAAGCATTCCAAACTAAGAGAACATCTAGACTGGAGGCCTCCCGTGGTTGACGCTGGCTTCAGGTCACCTAGAATCGTAAGGGGGCTCCATCCTTCCGGTTTCAGGGAGGTCCTTGTAAATAACGAGAAAGATCTAGTTTCCATAGATCCGAAGGTCCAGGCAGCCAGAATAGCATCCTCTGTGGGAACCAGGAAAAAACTTGCGTTGCAGGAAAAGGCAGATGAACTCAATATTAGAGTTCTGAACAGATTGGTCGAAGGTGAGTAA
- a CDS encoding 50S ribosomal protein L14: MKGIAGRQQRGLPLGATMPCADNSGAKIISLIDVKAYHGVARRIPAAGVGDMFVASVKKGTPEMRSKIVYAVVIRQKRPYRRPDGTMMRFEDNAAVLVTPEGEVRGSEIKGSVSREAAERWPRIASVASSIV, translated from the coding sequence ATGAAGGGTATTGCGGGCAGGCAGCAAAGGGGTTTGCCATTGGGTGCTACCATGCCATGTGCGGACAACAGTGGTGCGAAGATCATTAGCCTGATAGATGTAAAGGCTTACCACGGAGTAGCGAGAAGAATACCTGCGGCTGGCGTTGGGGACATGTTTGTTGCAAGTGTCAAGAAAGGCACACCAGAGATGAGAAGCAAGATCGTTTACGCAGTGGTTATTAGGCAGAAACGCCCATACCGGAGGCCTGATGGAACCATGATGAGGTTTGAGGATAATGCGGCAGTACTGGTTACTCCTGAAGGTGAAGTGAGGGGTTCTGAGATCAAAGGATCTGTGTCGAGGGAAGCGGCCGAAAGATGGCCAAGGATAGCGTCGGTTGCATCATCCATAGTATGA
- a CDS encoding 30S ribosomal protein S14, which produces MSQVKLEPKKKFGHKDGCVRCGRKRGIVRRYGLMMCRQCFRETAPAIGFRKYS; this is translated from the coding sequence ATGTCACAGGTAAAACTGGAGCCTAAGAAAAAATTTGGGCACAAGGATGGTTGCGTCAGATGCGGGCGGAAGAGGGGAATTGTCAGAAGGTATGGTCTCATGATGTGCAGACAATGTTTCAGGGAAACCGCTCCGGCAATTGGATTCAGGAAATATAGTTAG
- the rplX gene encoding 50S ribosomal protein L24 → MSIKNTFKVFLSKDLRKRYGIRSFPIAKGDIVTIEAGSRKGEGGKVIEVDHVSERISIEGITVSKADNKQKAFFVDPSNLKITRLDLSRQERLQKIRNLAAKKNITVEEEPEPVESEAKTAEETPETEDSSNQKPMSEDADLGDEAVSDVEEVDEDSSEGGDKNDK, encoded by the coding sequence ATGTCAATAAAAAATACATTTAAGGTATTTCTTAGCAAGGATCTGAGAAAGAGATACGGAATAAGATCATTTCCAATAGCAAAGGGAGATATAGTTACCATAGAAGCTGGATCTAGAAAGGGAGAAGGCGGAAAGGTGATCGAAGTAGACCATGTAAGCGAAAGAATATCCATTGAAGGCATAACGGTGAGTAAAGCAGATAACAAACAGAAAGCCTTTTTCGTGGACCCTAGCAACTTAAAGATAACCAGGCTCGACCTTTCAAGGCAGGAAAGACTCCAGAAGATCAGAAACCTGGCAGCCAAAAAGAATATAACAGTAGAAGAGGAACCAGAGCCCGTTGAAAGCGAAGCAAAAACCGCGGAAGAGACGCCTGAGACTGAAGATTCCAGCAATCAAAAACCGATGTCAGAAGATGCAGACCTGGGCGACGAGGCTGTTTCTGACGTTGAAGAAGTGGATGAAGATTCATCGGAAGGAGGAGACAAGAATGATAAATAA
- a CDS encoding ribonuclease P protein subunit, whose product MASNIMSYIGEFIGVRASVKLSSNPTLVNRSGIIVDETKKTLTINNGNRDLVIPKEICLFEMQYGEKKITIAGKNILFRPEDRIKEHRKIERLIRKGGN is encoded by the coding sequence ATGGCTTCCAATATTATGTCATATATAGGTGAATTCATCGGTGTCCGGGCGTCTGTAAAATTGTCAAGCAATCCGACTCTGGTAAACAGGTCCGGTATCATAGTTGACGAAACCAAGAAGACCCTGACCATAAATAATGGCAACAGGGATCTGGTCATTCCAAAGGAAATATGCTTATTTGAAATGCAATACGGTGAAAAGAAAATCACAATAGCGGGCAAGAACATTCTATTCAGGCCAGAGGACAGAATAAAAGAACACAGAAAAATTGAAAGATTGATCAGAAAGGGGGGGAATTAA
- a CDS encoding 50S ribosomal protein L5 yields MNMESPKQAVKQKKAPKTPPPASEKKPAVAKGKKQAAKPKEEAPKTKKRTPRQTKVEGMNEVVIEKVVVNIGVGEAGERLNKAAKVLEMLTDHKAVLTSARGSVRDFNIRKGLQIGTKVTLRGPDSVDFLQKGFYAKDNKIAAYSFDRDGNAYFGIPDYTDFKGMKYDPEIGIFGMDVAIVLKRRGGFRLSRRMIRTKKLPRKIRVTREEAMKFISETFNVTVVR; encoded by the coding sequence ATGAATATGGAAAGTCCCAAGCAGGCAGTAAAGCAGAAAAAAGCGCCGAAGACACCTCCGCCGGCATCAGAAAAGAAACCTGCAGTGGCAAAGGGGAAGAAGCAGGCAGCAAAACCAAAGGAAGAGGCACCCAAGACCAAGAAGAGGACACCGAGACAAACTAAGGTTGAAGGAATGAACGAAGTTGTTATTGAGAAAGTCGTGGTGAACATCGGTGTAGGGGAAGCTGGCGAAAGATTGAACAAGGCAGCTAAGGTGCTAGAAATGCTTACGGATCATAAAGCGGTGCTCACGTCTGCGAGGGGTTCCGTGAGAGACTTCAACATAAGAAAAGGGTTACAGATTGGAACAAAGGTGACGCTGAGGGGCCCAGACTCTGTGGACTTTCTCCAGAAGGGTTTCTATGCTAAGGACAACAAGATTGCTGCCTATTCCTTTGACAGGGACGGCAATGCTTACTTCGGAATACCGGATTATACTGATTTCAAGGGCATGAAGTACGATCCCGAAATTGGAATTTTTGGTATGGATGTTGCGATTGTCCTTAAAAGGCGAGGAGGATTCAGGCTTTCAAGAAGAATGATACGCACGAAGAAATTGCCAAGGAAAATCAGGGTTACAAGAGAAGAAGCAATGAAGTTCATTTCTGAAACCTTTAATGTTACGGTGGTAAGGTGA
- a CDS encoding 30S ribosomal protein S5 gives MAEEEWTPRTQLGKLVASGQIKTISEALRTKLPLKEYQIVDYLLPNLKDEVLNIERAQRMTDSGRRMNYSITAVVGNEDGFVGVGMGKAKEAAPAIRKAVNNAKLKLIEIRRGCGSWECGCGRAHTLPFEVTGKSGSVIVTLKPAPQGVGRAVGDVAKIILKHAGIDDAWGFAKGHTKTTVNYSLAVYNALVETSRTKINQSIKLSTPIYLGSVANVSSNKN, from the coding sequence ATGGCTGAAGAAGAATGGACGCCAAGGACTCAACTAGGAAAGCTTGTTGCGTCAGGTCAAATTAAGACAATTTCTGAAGCCCTGAGAACAAAACTTCCCCTAAAGGAGTATCAGATTGTTGATTATCTCTTACCTAACCTTAAAGATGAAGTGCTGAACATTGAAAGGGCGCAGAGAATGACGGACTCTGGCAGAAGGATGAATTACTCCATTACGGCTGTCGTGGGGAACGAGGACGGTTTTGTTGGAGTGGGCATGGGCAAGGCGAAGGAAGCTGCACCTGCCATAAGGAAAGCAGTCAACAACGCAAAGCTTAAACTCATTGAAATAAGAAGGGGTTGTGGATCTTGGGAATGCGGTTGCGGAAGGGCCCATACTCTACCGTTTGAAGTCACAGGGAAATCAGGATCAGTAATCGTGACGCTCAAACCCGCGCCGCAGGGTGTCGGAAGAGCTGTTGGCGATGTAGCGAAAATCATTCTAAAACATGCGGGGATAGACGATGCGTGGGGATTCGCAAAGGGACACACAAAGACTACAGTGAATTATTCCCTTGCAGTCTATAATGCCCTCGTAGAGACCTCCAGAACCAAGATTAACCAGTCCATAAAGCTGAGTACACCAATTTATCTGGGTAGTGTTGCAAATGTTAGCAGTAATAAGAATTAG
- a CDS encoding 30S ribosomal protein S8 has product MRHDPLNDIINTIKNASRIGKREVTAEPAARLIGRILKVMQDYNYLKSFEIVDESKGGRFRIVLSDTINNCGIIKPRLPVKLVNLEKYESRYLPAQDFGILIISTTKGVMSHVEARKQGLGGRLLAYVY; this is encoded by the coding sequence ATGAGACATGATCCGTTAAACGACATAATAAATACGATAAAGAACGCTTCAAGAATAGGTAAAAGAGAAGTAACAGCAGAACCAGCTGCGAGGCTGATAGGCAGAATTCTCAAAGTGATGCAGGACTACAATTACCTGAAGAGCTTCGAGATAGTGGATGAATCAAAGGGGGGCAGATTCAGGATCGTCCTCAGTGATACGATTAACAATTGTGGAATAATAAAGCCCAGACTGCCAGTGAAACTGGTTAACCTCGAGAAATATGAATCCAGGTACCTTCCTGCACAGGATTTCGGCATCCTCATAATTTCCACCACAAAGGGTGTAATGAGCCATGTGGAAGCCAGAAAACAGGGCCTGGGAGGAAGACTTCTGGCTTACGTTTATTAG